A part of Misgurnus anguillicaudatus chromosome 6, ASM2758022v2, whole genome shotgun sequence genomic DNA contains:
- the znf276 gene encoding zinc finger protein 276 — MKRHARRVSKVKTVISVDENTADRQQRAHKETGRVSSEFCRLCHGKFSTRRLRQAFAQLQGDSCSVYPLFCTDFQQLLGIPMIRDPSLSQFICNNCHAQFYKCHSILLDFRNRVNLTPFSKDKNNTTHSSSKEDICLFPSHITSDSRCLHSLVSWAHSHAESCRSCPDLQEVLEGQCRGTLKALWGCVDGHTYMMNTGAGQPESSQAEPNNENHHSGSSLDGNQTTRSSNGASPQIHSTKDVQNCETLSDPVTASVMEKHHADIELSDRNCLSEDDECEEDRRKNGSSEESSDLSLDKCSSEENNSKEHKTVETKTRRKPGPKPGWKKNIKAEREELPTIYKCPHQGCTAVYRGADGMKKHIKEHHEEVRERPCPHPGCNKVFMIDRYLQRHVKLIHTEVRNYICDQCGQTFKQRKHLSVHQMRHSGAKPLQCEVCGFQCRQRASLKYHMTKHKAEADLEFACAICGKRFEKAHNLNVHMSMVHPLMQGGSISIPPDSAASNLSTQLSDFRPEQTNSNPPDMNYVLDSLQSKLVDNAL; from the exons GCAGGGTGAGCAGTGAGTTTTGTCGGCTGTGTCATGGGAAGTTTTCCACGCGGAGATTGCGACAGGCATTTGCACAACTGCAGGGAGACTCCTGTAGCGTTTATCCTCTGTTCTGCACAGACTTCCAGCAGCTCTTAGGAATTCCCATGATCAGAGATCCCAGTTTGTCCCAGTTTATCTGTAACAACTGCCATGCTCAGTTCTACAAGTGCCACAGTATCCTTCTGGACTTCAGGAACAGAGTCAATTTGACGCCCTTCTCCAAAGACAA GAACAATACTACACACTCATCATCAAAGGAAGACATCTGTTTATTTC CATCACACATTACGTCGGACAGCAGATGTTTGCACAGTTTGGTGTCGTGGGCTCATAGTCATGCTGAGAGCTGCCGTTCCTGCCCTGACCTGCAGGAGGTGCTGGAGGGACAGTGTCGAGGGACACTGAAGGCACTGTGGGGATGTGTGGATGGGCACACTTATATGATGAACACCGGTGCTGGTCAGCCTGAAAGTAGCCAAGCCGAACCAAACAATGAAAACCACCATTCAGGATCCAGCCTTGATGGCAACCAGACGACGAGATCCAGTAATGGTGCTTCACctcagattcacagcacaaaaGATG TGCAGAACTGTGAGACCTTGAGTGATCCAGTAACAGCATCTGTGATGGAAAAACATCATGCAGACATTGAGCTTTCAGACAG gAACTGCTTGAGTGAGGATGATGAGTGTGAGGAGGACAGGAGGAAGAATGGCTCATCTGAGGAGAGCTCTGATCTGAGCCTTGATAAATG TTCTTCAGAGGAGAACAACAGCAAAGAGCACAAGACAGTGGAAACTAAAACCAGGAGGAAACCTGGACCAAAGCCCGGTTGgaagaaaaacatcaaagcaGAAAG GGAGGAGCTGCCCACCATCTATAAATGTCCTCATCAGGGCTGTACAGCAGTGTATAGAGGGGCTGATGGCATGAAG AAACACATCAAGGAGCATCACGAGGAAGTTCGGGAAAGACCATGTCCACATCCAGGGTGCAACAAGGTCTTTATGATTGACAGATATCTGCAGAGACACGTCAAACTCATTCACACAG AGGTGAGGAATTACATCTGTGACCAGTGCGGTCAGACGTTCAAGCAGAGGAAACATCTGTCTGTGCATCAGATGAGACACTCAGGAGCCAAACCGCTGCA GTGCGAGGTGTGCGGCTTCCAGTGCCGTCAGCGGGCGTCCCTAAAATATCACATGACCAAACACAAGGCAGAGGCTGACCTGGAGTTTGCGTGTGCAATATGTGGCAAGCGTTTCGAGAAAGCTCATAATCTGAACGTGCACATGTCAATGGTTCATCCTCTCATGCAGGGCGGCAGTATCTCCATCCCTCCAGATTCAGCCGCCAGCAACCTTTCGACTCAGCTTTCTGACTTCAGACCAGAACAGACGAACTCAAACCCACCAGATATGAACTATGTGCTGGACAGTTTACAGTCCAAACTCGTGGACAATGCCTTGTAA